The genomic segment ATGTCCACACTACAGGAAAACAAGCTATTACCGGCGGAGAAAACCGCCGGCAATAGTCAGGAAAACCGCCGGTAATACTTTTACCGGCGGTATCCGCCGGCAAAAATCCGCCGGTAAAAACCGGTCGGTAAAAGCCGTTATTACCGGCGGAATTAGCCTCCCGTCGGTAataatattattaccggcggataaGTACCGGCGAATCCCGCCGGCAATAATTTGTTTAGAATTCACGTTTGACATATTATTACCGGCGGTTTCCGCCGgtaattgtaaaatatattttaaaaaataattaatttttataaattatatataattaatattaaataactaaacttataattaaaaaaatttagaaataaaatcaatattatttaaattaatatccaaattaaaaatacaactttaaaatactaaaattgtcttttcaaattaaaaaaacatacacttaaattaaataataaataataaaacctaaactaattattattgtcTTCATCAAAAGTGTCATTTAGAAAATCTTCAGTATTCGTGCTTCGACTCAAACCTTCATGAGACTGTGGTGCTGGTGGCGAAGGATAATATGGCCGAGGCTGTGGGCAAATCAAAGGAGATTGCTGCTGTTGTTGATTCGGAGAAGTGTAGTACTGCTGATTATAAACGGGCTGCTGTGTCGATCCTCCATAATGAGGATATACCGGCTGCTGCTGCATGAACGGCCCAAATTGACCATACATaggttgttgttgctgttgctgctgctgcggtaaTCCTCCAAACTGACTTCCCATAGGTTGTGTCTGAGGAAACTGGGAAGAaagtccaaacatataattaaaaagtggCGACTGAGAGGAACCACCAGATATGTTTGGAGAattttgttgtggttgttgtggcATCGACGACATCCCCGGGCTTTGATTAGATGTACTACCTTGTTGTTGAGAAGGTAAGAACTGCTGCAATAAACTTTCATAGCGTGGGTCATGGAGAGAAGAATCAGTCTGAAAATTTCCTGACTCGACCTTATCACGCATCTTAACCCACATCTCAGCCAAAACTCCCATCATCTCTGGAGTCACATTAGTAGGAACTTGTGACTGAGTTTGGCTTGAACTTCGACTTGTGGAGCTAGATGCTGAtttcttccctttgcctttagACCTGTATCCCACTCCTATTTGATAATCAGACCTCGAGCCAAGAACTTTATCCATAaccttatactgtattgatttagCAGTAGAACCTTCACTAGAAGCAGATTCAGAACCTGACCGACTACTTTGAATATTTTGTCTCTCCATCTCTTGGGTCATTTGTTCCTGCCAAAAGAAAATGTTAAAAAACCAATATTACTATAATATAAGatcaataaagaaagaaaaaactttaACTTACATGTAGTTCTTTGCAAGTTTCGCTAACCCAAGTCTTCGTAGATTTTTTTATATGAGTATCTTTCCAAGCATCAATAGCATGCTCATCAGGTTCATCCTACAAAATAATAgtgttagtttaattaataatataataatatcaaataaaGTTAAGTATTTTACTTACATATTCGTTACGGATCGCTGCCATTGATTTAGAGCCTTGCGTCGACAAATACTTCATTTCCTTTCTATTTTTCTTGTTCTGCGTGGATCGCTCTATAAATTTTGGGCTCAGAAACAAATCGACGATTTCTTTCCAACTCTCCTTCGAGCACAAGTCAGGAATAGCATTGAGAGCACTATCCAAATCATTCGGATTTCCAGAATAATATTTTAGGAAATGAGAATGCCTAATATTCTTTCTCTCTgaatatcttttgcgcatctcCGTATACAGAGTTCCCATAACTCTTTCAGGTTCTGGATGCCCAtcgatattatagtaatactaaaaaaaaattgttagtttaaatttttatagactaaaatgtataatataaaaaaattatatatatttttttaccttcATCTTTTGAACGACCTGGTCTTTATATTGCTGAGGAACATCTTTAAAATCTAAATAATGTCCCGGCAATATTAATGTAACTTCAGTACTCAATTGACGAACAAAAGCTTGGTGCTCAGTACCAACCACTTTGTCTGTCGCCGGATCACGTTGCAATTCAAGTGGTTTGCCAGCATCCCGCCTTCGTTTTTCAATATTAACATTACTGGCAGGGCCACGTCCCTTCCTTCTTGCAGGACGatctattaatttgtttaatacataaaaataaaaatttaagtaaaTCTTAAACATTTAAACAGATTGCGATTATAATATATCACATAactaaaatttagatattaacctgactcgcaagttGAGGGTATCCTGCTAGGATCTGTGGGGTcttgaccaccaccatctccaccgTGATATGATACTATATCAGCTGACATGTCTCTTGTATTCATAAATATTTAAGATTTAAtaataagaatagaaatcaaatttaagatttaatatcatcaaatttaattaagtaatgaaataacattaaacaaaatcaatatcaacataaattggaaaatacaaatcaaattcaaatttttgtgTTTGTTACAAAGGTAATCATTACATAAAACTAATAATCACTATCACTTCCATCATTAACTAAATTAGcattaacatcatcttcacaaaaatcaattaataaatcaTCTTCTTCATCTAATTCTTCATCTGCTTCTTCATCGCCTAACTCGTGATCCTCTTGACTAACATTTAAATTTTGTACTGTACTAATGTCAATCGAATTTTGAGTAGGTAGCATAACCAACTCGCCGAgatccacagtcaacacaaaatttgatgagctaATATCATGTACCACATCAATGTCTGAATTAGCTTCACAGTTCTCGACGTCCCAAATTTGTCGATGGTTTACACCCTCAACAACTTTCCACTGATTtcctctaagtaaatcatcgagataaAATACTTGCTTCGCTTGATTTGCAAGTATATATGGGTCATCCTTGTACCATTCCCCGCTAGTGTTTATACTAGTAATATTATTctctataattatttttttccttcttgGATCTGTATTAAACCACTTACACGTGAACAATGTCACAGAATATGTGCCAGTAAATGTTAACTTTAATACTTCTTCAAGTATTCCATAATAGTTAAAATCTTCTATTCTAGCAACAAATACTCCACTGTTTTGAGTGCTCCTCTTTAAATCTCGTTTGGTTGacataaatcgaacaccattcaCTATACAACCTTCGTAATAAGCTCCTAAATGATCTgatccagatgctaaagctagcaactcgTCACCATTATCTAATGATCCAAGCTTTTGTAAGTCGTATAtctaaaagaataaataaaattattatagaaTTGAAAACAACACTTAAAAGgatgaattatttatttatttaatattcatttaattatttatttatcatattattaatttaaatctttcctaattatttaattaattattaattaataataaattaattaattaattactaaattaattaattaattaattatctattatctaatttttcctttacttaaaataaattatttaattaatacttaattatttatttatcaatttattaatcatattattaatttaaatgtttacttattatttaattaattagttaattattatctaatttttgctttatttaaataaattattattatctaatgtttactaattatttaatttatacttaattatttatttatttaattagttttctattatctaatttttcctttatttaaataacttattattatctaatg from the Humulus lupulus chromosome X, drHumLupu1.1, whole genome shotgun sequence genome contains:
- the LOC133806541 gene encoding altered inheritance of mitochondria protein 3-like, which codes for MSADIVSYHGGDGGGQDPTDPSRIPSTCESDRPARRKGRGPASNVNIEKRRRDAGKPLELQRDPATDKVVGTEHQAFVRQLSTEVTLILPGHYLDFKDVPQQYKDQVVQKMKYYYNIDGHPEPERVMGTLYTEMRKRYSERKNIRHSHFLKYYSGNPNDLDSALNAIPDLCSKESWKEIVDLFLSPKFIERSTQNKKNRKEMKYLSTQGSKSMAAIRNEYDEPDEHAIDAWKDTHIKKSTKTWVSETCKELHEQMTQEMERQNIQSSRSGSESASSEGSTAKSIQYKVMDKVLGSRSDYQIGVGYRSKGKGKKSASSSTSRSSSQTQSQVPTNVTPEMMGVLAEMWVKMRDKVESGNFQTDSSLHDPRYESLLQQFLPSQQQGSTSNQSPGMSSMPQQPQQNSPNISGGSSQSPLFNYMFGLSSQFPQTQPMGSQFGGLPQQQQQQQQPMYGQFGPFMQQQPVYPHYGGSTQQPVYNQQYYTSPNQQQQQSPLICPQPRPYYPSPPAPQSHEGLSRSTNTEDFLNDTFDEDNNN